From Woronichinia naegeliana WA131, the proteins below share one genomic window:
- a CDS encoding methyltransferase domain-containing protein, whose product MTPHSPQHQAVQGLYNTYPFPPEPLLDEPPPGYNWRWNWNAVYSFCTGRKPSQQNIRILDAGCGTGVGTEYLIYLNPEAEIVGIDLSEKALEVAQKRCQQSGVVRSGVSFQHLNLENAAQLPGTFDYINCVGVLHHLPDPIAGIKALASKLAAGGLFHIFVYAELGRWEIQLMQQAIALLQGEKKGDYRDGVKVGREILASLPENNRLVKREKERWSMENHRDESFADMYVHPREVDYNIHTLFQLIDVAGLEFVGFSNPLYWQLERLLEKAPDLMERAQSLTERDRYRLIEMLDPEITHYEFFLAKPPFFRTDWSEDANLLAAIPERHPCMTGWPSPSLFDYDYRPIELDDEEFAFLQACEQYPQAPVSQLLETCPFSPDKLRSLQQRQLILLTP is encoded by the coding sequence ATAACGCCCCACTCTCCCCAACACCAAGCTGTCCAAGGTCTTTACAATACCTACCCCTTTCCACCAGAACCTCTACTGGATGAACCACCCCCAGGCTATAACTGGCGATGGAACTGGAATGCAGTCTATAGCTTTTGTACAGGACGAAAACCCAGCCAACAAAATATTCGGATTTTAGACGCAGGTTGCGGCACTGGAGTTGGTACGGAATATCTGATTTATCTCAATCCTGAAGCGGAAATTGTGGGCATTGATTTAAGCGAAAAGGCTTTAGAAGTGGCCCAAAAACGCTGTCAACAGTCGGGAGTGGTACGATCTGGGGTCAGTTTTCAGCATCTCAACCTGGAAAATGCCGCCCAGTTACCTGGAACTTTTGACTATATCAACTGTGTGGGCGTTTTACATCACCTTCCCGATCCGATCGCCGGTATTAAGGCCTTGGCCAGTAAATTAGCGGCTGGCGGTTTGTTTCATATTTTCGTTTATGCCGAACTGGGTCGCTGGGAAATTCAACTGATGCAACAGGCGATCGCCTTACTTCAGGGAGAAAAAAAAGGAGATTATCGAGATGGAGTCAAGGTAGGACGAGAAATTTTAGCCAGTTTGCCGGAAAATAATCGCCTCGTTAAACGGGAAAAAGAACGATGGTCAATGGAAAATCATCGGGATGAATCCTTTGCGGATATGTATGTCCATCCCCGGGAAGTCGATTACAATATTCACACTCTTTTTCAACTCATTGACGTGGCCGGTCTGGAATTTGTCGGTTTTTCCAATCCCCTTTATTGGCAGCTAGAACGTCTTCTTGAAAAAGCTCCCGATCTCATGGAACGTGCTCAATCCCTCACCGAACGCGATCGCTACCGACTGATTGAAATGCTTGATCCAGAGATTACTCACTACGAATTTTTCCTTGCTAAACCACCTTTCTTTCGCACCGATTGGTCGGAGGATGCAAACCTATTGGCAGCCATTCCAGAACGACACCCTTGCATGACAGGTTGGCCTAGTCCTAGCTTGTTTGACTATGACTATCGACCGATTGAACTAGATGATGAGGAATTTGCTTTTTTACAGGCCTGTGAGCAGTATCCCCAAGCCCCAGTCAGTCAATTACTAGAAACTTGTCCCTTTTCCCCCGATAAACTGCGATCGCTACAACAACGACAATTAATCCTGCTGACACCCTGA
- the gltX gene encoding glutamate--tRNA ligase, whose product MTVRVRIAPSPTGNLHIGTARTAVFNWLYARHHGGQFILRIEDTDLERSKAEYTENIESGLRWLGLDWDEGPFFQTQRLEHYRQAIQTLLDKKLAYRCYCTSAELEQMREQQKAANLAPRYDNRHRHLTPEQEAAFIAAGRKPVIRFQIEDDREIVWQDQVRDRVVWKGSDLGGDMVIARTADQEGATFGQPLYNLAVVVDDIDMEITHVIRGEDHIANTAKQILLYEALEAKVPEFAHTPLILNKEGKKLSKRDGVTSIDDFKKMGFVPQAMANYMTLLGWTPPDSTQEIFSLTQAAESFSLERVNKAGAKFDWDKLDWINSQYLHHLPAPELVKLLLPYWQEAGYNFTLEQDGAWLEQLTVLIAPSLTRLQNAVAESQLLLTETVEIKEDAQHQLEQAGAKEVLRQILAFLQTGETLTADVAKEQLNQITKSLGVKKGVVMKSLRAGLMGTLQGPDLTQSWLLLNQKGWDQIRLSQVLANG is encoded by the coding sequence GTGACCGTTAGAGTTCGTATTGCCCCCAGTCCAACGGGAAACTTACATATTGGCACAGCCAGGACTGCTGTATTTAACTGGCTATATGCGCGGCATCATGGCGGCCAATTTATTCTTCGCATTGAAGATACGGACTTAGAGCGGTCAAAGGCAGAATATACAGAAAATATTGAATCAGGACTGCGGTGGTTAGGACTAGATTGGGATGAAGGCCCATTTTTCCAGACCCAACGCCTTGAGCATTATCGCCAAGCCATCCAAACCCTATTAGATAAAAAGTTAGCATACCGTTGCTACTGCACCTCGGCAGAACTAGAGCAAATGCGAGAACAACAAAAGGCTGCCAATCTTGCCCCCCGTTACGATAATCGTCATCGTCATTTAACCCCAGAACAGGAAGCTGCCTTTATTGCCGCAGGTCGCAAACCGGTGATTCGCTTTCAAATTGAAGATGACCGTGAAATTGTCTGGCAAGATCAAGTCCGCGATCGCGTTGTGTGGAAAGGGAGTGATCTAGGGGGTGATATGGTCATTGCCCGTACTGCCGATCAAGAAGGAGCAACCTTTGGCCAACCCCTCTATAACTTGGCAGTGGTGGTGGACGACATTGATATGGAGATTACCCATGTGATTCGGGGCGAAGATCATATTGCCAATACTGCTAAACAAATTCTGTTATACGAAGCCCTAGAAGCTAAAGTTCCTGAATTTGCTCATACACCCTTAATTTTGAATAAAGAAGGAAAAAAACTCTCTAAACGAGATGGGGTCACTTCCATTGATGACTTTAAAAAAATGGGTTTTGTCCCCCAGGCAATGGCCAATTATATGACCCTATTAGGTTGGACTCCACCGGACTCAACGCAGGAAATTTTTAGCTTGACCCAGGCGGCAGAAAGCTTTAGTTTAGAACGGGTTAATAAGGCCGGAGCTAAATTTGATTGGGATAAATTGGACTGGATCAATAGTCAATATCTCCATCATCTACCGGCTCCAGAGTTAGTTAAATTATTACTTCCCTATTGGCAAGAGGCAGGTTACAATTTCACCCTCGAACAAGATGGAGCTTGGTTAGAACAATTAACCGTTTTAATTGCCCCCAGTTTAACCCGTTTACAAAATGCAGTGGCAGAAAGCCAACTTTTATTAACAGAAACGGTTGAAATTAAAGAAGATGCCCAACATCAATTAGAACAGGCTGGTGCAAAGGAGGTTTTAAGGCAAATTTTAGCTTTTCTGCAAACAGGGGAAACCCTAACAGCAGATGTGGCCAAGGAACAGCTTAATCAAATTACCAAAAGCTTGGGAGTTAAAAAAGGAGTTGTGATGAAATCTCTGCGGGCGGGTTTAATGGGAACATTGCAGGGGCCAGATTTAACGCAATCCTGGTTACTGTTAAATCAAAAAGGTTGGGATCAAATCCGTTTAAGTCAGGTTTTAGCAAACGGTTAA
- a CDS encoding ISAs1 family transposase, which produces MAKGFGARVLTPQQEKEVKIIKRSILKHFQCLKEPRTGRRQDHNLTAIVTIGILAVLSGADGFVAIEAYGKAKREWLEMFLELPKGIPSHDTFGRVFGMLETEELEKSFLSWISSLTEKMDIELIQIDGKTKRGSYDREKGLNALHSISAWSSERGLMLAQKKVDSKSNEIKAVPLLLKLLNIKGAVVTLDAMGTQTEIAKQIKQGEGDYVLALKGNQGKLNKQVRDWFKQAVAQNWQGIEYSYHEKTEKGHYRLETRQVWTVSINQLSALHRQNQWVGLATAVMVKSKTQFGHKTTETFRYYISSLPTDAERHSHVIRSHWSIENSLHWVLDVTFNEDASRVRQGNAADNLGLLRRLSINLLKHEPSQKSLKMKRYLAAMDNNFLLQVLAASSRE; this is translated from the coding sequence ATGGCAAAAGGCTTCGGCGCAAGAGTTCTAACCCCACAACAAGAAAAAGAAGTCAAAATTATCAAAAGAAGCATACTGAAACATTTTCAGTGCCTAAAAGAACCGAGAACAGGGAGAAGGCAAGACCATAACTTAACAGCAATTGTCACCATAGGAATATTGGCAGTATTGTCAGGGGCAGATGGCTTTGTAGCAATTGAAGCCTATGGCAAAGCCAAACGAGAATGGCTAGAAATGTTTCTAGAGTTACCAAAGGGAATTCCCTCTCACGATACCTTTGGAAGAGTATTTGGAATGTTGGAAACAGAAGAACTAGAAAAAAGTTTTCTGAGCTGGATAAGCAGTCTAACGGAGAAAATGGACATAGAGCTGATACAGATAGATGGAAAAACGAAAAGAGGTTCTTATGATAGGGAAAAAGGACTAAATGCGTTACACAGCATAAGTGCGTGGAGTAGTGAGCGGGGACTGATGTTAGCGCAAAAGAAAGTAGATAGTAAATCTAATGAAATAAAAGCAGTCCCCTTGTTACTGAAGTTACTTAACATCAAGGGGGCAGTAGTAACCCTAGATGCAATGGGAACGCAGACAGAAATCGCAAAACAAATAAAGCAAGGTGAAGGTGACTATGTATTGGCTCTCAAAGGAAATCAGGGCAAACTTAATAAACAAGTTAGGGATTGGTTTAAACAAGCGGTCGCTCAGAACTGGCAAGGAATTGAATACAGTTATCATGAGAAGACAGAAAAAGGACATTACCGTTTAGAAACTCGTCAAGTCTGGACAGTGTCAATCAATCAGCTTTCCGCATTGCATCGCCAAAATCAGTGGGTCGGTTTAGCAACTGCTGTGATGGTTAAAAGTAAAACTCAATTCGGTCATAAAACAACAGAGACGTTTCGCTATTATATTAGCAGTCTTCCTACGGATGCCGAACGTCATAGCCATGTGATTCGTTCTCACTGGAGTATTGAAAATAGTCTGCATTGGGTTTTAGATGTCACTTTTAATGAGGATGCGAGTCGAGTGCGTCAAGGTAATGCGGCTGATAATTTGGGCTTGCTCCGTCGTTTAAGTATTAATTTGCTTAAACATGAGCCATCTCAAAAAAGCTTGAAGATGAAGCGTTATTTGGCGGCGATGGACAACAATTTTCTTCTACAGGTTTTAGCAGCTAGTTCACGGGAGTGA
- a CDS encoding transposase — MLEWWTKNFASCELGDERLNNRAFSIGKKLSEGFGKALSEVFKGGNELKRAYEFLGIRKQTLSR, encoded by the coding sequence ATGTTGGAATGGTGGACAAAAAACTTTGCCAGTTGTGAATTGGGAGACGAGAGGCTAAACAATCGTGCCTTCTCGATTGGGAAAAAGTTAAGTGAGGGGTTTGGAAAAGCCTTATCAGAAGTGTTTAAGGGAGGAAACGAGTTAAAGAGGGCCTATGAATTTTTGGGAATCCGAAAACAGACTTTGTCAAGATAA
- a CDS encoding transposase: MTPMVMAKLPETSETVIAMNFLVMNLSTLLQKTKSKKL, translated from the coding sequence TTGACACCAATGGTGATGGCCAAACTACCTGAGACCTCGGAAACGGTAATTGCGATGAACTTTTTGGTAATGAATCTTTCTACTCTACTTCAGAAAACAAAAAGTAAAAAGTTGTAG
- a CDS encoding IS630 family transposase (programmed frameshift) has product MLKTYIVRLSQEERQTLKDLVSIGKGAAYKIKHANILLNIDVNGQGWTDEEAAAAFSCHRNTVANLRERLVNEGVESALSRKPRKTPPRQPIIDGEVEAKLIALRCGEPPAGQARWTLRLLADKAVELEIVPAISHETVRPSVKKNELKPHLRQMYVIPPEKSAEFVSNMEDVLEIYHRPYDPNCPVICMDEQPIQLVKETRLPLPAKPGQPEAHDYEYERNGTANIFMFTEPLSGWRKTVVSERRTSVDWATEIKNLLDNDYADNDKVILVCDQLNTHKLASLYEAFEPSTARRLVERLEIHHTPKHGSWLNIAENELSAMTRQCLARRIPDRETLEQETTAWYTQRNHSQKSVDWQFTTAEARIRLKRLYPQIEN; this is encoded by the exons ATGCTCAAGACCTATATTGTCCGATTAAGTCAAGAAGAACGTCAGACCCTAAAAGATTTGGTATCCATCGGCAAAGGAGCGGCTTACAAAATTAAGCACGCCAATATTCTGTTAAACATTGATGTGAATGGACAAGGATGGACGGATGAGGAAGCTGCCGCCGCCTTTAGTTGTCACCGTAACACAGTCGCCAATCTCAGGGAGCGATTGGTCAATGAAGGTGTGGAGTCAGCATTAAGCCGCAAGCCCCGCAAAACGCCGCCTCGTCAACCGATTATTGATGGAGAGGTAGAAGCAAAACTAATCGCCTTACGTTGTGGAGAACCGCCTGCTGGTCAAGCCCGTTGGACATTGAGGTTACTAGCCGACAAGGCGGTCGAGTTAGAAATTGTGCCAGCAATTAGTCACGAAACCGTGCGTC CAAGTGTTAAAAAAAATGAACTAAAACCTCATCTGCGACAGATGTACGTGATTCCACCAGAAAAGAGTGCCGAATTTGTGTCTAACATGGAAGATGTTCTAGAAATTTATCACCGACCCTATGACCCCAATTGTCCAGTGATTTGCATGGATGAGCAACCTATACAATTGGTCAAAGAAACCCGCCTTCCTCTACCAGCCAAACCTGGACAGCCAGAGGCGCATGATTACGAATATGAACGCAATGGAACAGCCAATATCTTTATGTTTACAGAACCCTTGTCTGGGTGGCGAAAGACAGTTGTCAGTGAACGTAGAACATCGGTTGACTGGGCAACAGAAATTAAGAATTTACTCGATAACGACTATGCTGATAACGACAAAGTCATTTTAGTATGTGATCAGCTAAATACTCACAAACTTGCCTCACTATATGAAGCATTTGAGCCTTCCACGGCTCGTCGTCTAGTCGAACGGTTGGAAATTCACCATACCCCAAAACATGGCAGTTGGCTTAATATTGCTGAAAACGAGCTGTCCGCAATGACTCGGCAATGCCTAGCTCGTCGAATTCCAGATCGGGAAACTTTAGAGCAAGAAACAACGGCTTGGTACACTCAGCGCAATCATTCCCAAAAGTCGGTAGATTGGCAATTCACGACGGCTGAGGCTCGTATCCGTCTCAAGCGTCTTTATCCACAAATAGAAAATTGA
- the gnd gene encoding decarboxylating NADP(+)-dependent phosphogluconate dehydrogenase, translated as MTKRTFGVIGLAVMGENLALNVESRGFPIAVYNRSPEKTQTFMATRAQGKDVKAAYSLEEFVQTLERPRKILVMVKAGGPVDAVIEQLKPLLEAGDMIIDGGNSLYEDTERRTKDLESTGLGFVGMGVSGGEEGALKGPSLMPGGTQTAYQELEPILTKIAAQVDDGPCVTYVGPGGAGHYVKMVHNGIEYGDMQLIAEAYDVLHNGLGLSNEKLHSVFSEWNTTDELNSFLIEITADIFSYVDPETQQHLIDLILDSAGQKGTGRWTIVSSLELGVPIPTMYAAVNARVMSSFKAERVAASQALRGPTHQYSGDVEAFIPKVRDALYCSKMCSYAQGMALIAKASAEFNYNINLPEISRIWKGGCIIRAGFLDKIKKAFNDNPALPNLLLAPEFKQSILDRQAAWREVLILANELGIPVPAFSASLDYFDSYRRASLPQNLTQAQRDYFGAHTYERTDKPRGEFFHTEWMA; from the coding sequence ATGACAAAACGAACCTTTGGTGTTATCGGGTTAGCTGTTATGGGAGAAAACCTAGCCCTCAACGTCGAGAGTCGGGGTTTTCCTATTGCGGTTTATAACCGTAGTCCTGAAAAAACTCAAACCTTTATGGCCACTCGTGCCCAGGGCAAAGACGTTAAAGCAGCCTATAGCCTGGAAGAATTTGTGCAAACCTTAGAACGGCCGCGCAAAATTCTGGTCATGGTTAAAGCCGGTGGCCCCGTAGATGCGGTCATTGAACAACTTAAACCCTTGCTTGAAGCCGGAGACATGATCATTGATGGCGGTAACTCCCTCTACGAAGATACGGAACGTCGGACAAAGGATCTTGAATCTACGGGATTAGGTTTTGTCGGCATGGGAGTAAGCGGTGGTGAAGAAGGTGCCCTTAAAGGGCCAAGCCTTATGCCCGGAGGAACCCAAACTGCTTACCAGGAACTAGAGCCAATCCTCACTAAAATTGCTGCTCAAGTGGATGATGGCCCCTGTGTCACCTATGTAGGGCCCGGCGGTGCTGGTCATTATGTCAAAATGGTGCATAACGGCATTGAGTATGGAGACATGCAGTTAATTGCCGAAGCCTATGATGTGCTACACAACGGGTTAGGTTTGAGTAATGAGAAGTTACATTCTGTTTTTAGTGAATGGAATACCACCGATGAACTCAATTCCTTTTTAATTGAAATTACGGCGGATATTTTCAGCTATGTAGATCCCGAAACCCAACAGCATCTTATTGATTTAATTTTGGATTCGGCGGGTCAAAAAGGAACAGGGCGTTGGACAATTGTTAGCTCCCTAGAGTTAGGCGTTCCCATCCCAACCATGTATGCGGCGGTGAATGCCAGGGTAATGTCTTCTTTTAAAGCTGAACGGGTAGCGGCATCCCAAGCGTTAAGAGGGCCAACCCATCAATATAGTGGTGATGTAGAAGCCTTTATTCCCAAGGTACGTGACGCACTTTATTGTTCTAAAATGTGTTCTTATGCCCAGGGGATGGCCTTAATTGCCAAAGCTTCGGCTGAGTTCAATTACAATATTAACTTGCCCGAAATTTCACGGATTTGGAAAGGGGGATGTATTATTCGAGCCGGTTTTCTCGATAAGATCAAAAAAGCCTTTAATGATAATCCGGCCCTACCGAATTTGTTATTAGCACCAGAATTTAAACAAAGTATTCTGGATCGGCAAGCAGCCTGGCGCGAAGTGTTAATCCTCGCCAATGAATTGGGGATTCCGGTTCCAGCCTTTAGTGCTTCTCTAGACTACTTTGATAGTTATCGCCGAGCCAGTTTACCGCAGAATCTTACCCAGGCTCAACGGGATTATTTTGGGGCCCATACCTACGAACGCACTGATAAGCCCAGGGGAGAATTCTTCCATACGGAATGGATGGCCTAA
- a CDS encoding 4Fe-4S ferredoxin: protein MTLNCSTSPLRSLQTGTWVKLIGGASFQDLPALRSLAITYGLAGIDCIDLAADGAVIEAVQEGITVAQNLVTEAQKRGFSPSSSPWLMVSLNDGEDPHFRKAYFDPIYCPTNCPRPCESICPAQAINNNGIMPQRCYGCGRCLPICPLGLITAHSHQVIPTEIASLLRLYPIDALELHTQVGHQQAFQTLWSAIAPSVKRLKILAISCPEQPDVLDYLHFLDHLIQPLPCPLIWQTDGRSMSGDIGKGTTHAAIRLAQKVLASDLPGYVQLAGGTNAHTLSKLKSLNLLDNSPSNGRAIAGIAYGSYARSQLVPLLNELEKRDRTFPQLEQHPDLLWQAVAIAASLVTPLKKRHKSN, encoded by the coding sequence ATGACCCTTAATTGTTCAACCTCTCCTTTGCGATCGCTACAAACGGGAACCTGGGTCAAATTAATTGGTGGGGCAAGTTTTCAAGATTTACCGGCTTTACGGAGTTTGGCGATCACTTATGGTTTGGCAGGAATAGATTGCATTGATCTGGCGGCTGATGGGGCAGTAATCGAAGCAGTTCAGGAAGGCATCACTGTGGCCCAAAATTTAGTCACTGAAGCCCAAAAACGGGGCTTTTCTCCCTCTAGCTCGCCCTGGCTGATGGTTAGCTTGAATGATGGCGAAGATCCTCATTTTCGGAAAGCCTATTTTGACCCGATTTATTGTCCGACCAACTGTCCCCGTCCCTGCGAGAGTATTTGCCCCGCCCAAGCGATTAATAACAATGGCATTATGCCCCAACGTTGCTATGGTTGCGGTCGTTGTCTGCCGATTTGTCCCCTCGGTTTGATTACAGCCCATTCCCATCAAGTTATCCCGACGGAAATTGCTTCGCTGTTAAGGCTCTATCCTATTGATGCCCTAGAACTCCATACCCAGGTCGGTCATCAACAGGCATTTCAAACCCTCTGGTCAGCGATCGCGCCTAGCGTTAAACGTTTGAAAATATTGGCCATTAGTTGTCCTGAACAGCCAGACGTTTTGGACTATCTCCATTTTTTAGATCACTTGATTCAGCCGTTACCCTGTCCCCTCATTTGGCAAACCGACGGTCGTTCCATGAGTGGAGATATTGGCAAAGGCACAACCCATGCGGCGATCCGTTTAGCCCAGAAAGTGCTGGCATCCGATTTACCAGGCTATGTGCAGTTAGCGGGGGGAACCAATGCCCACACCCTCTCTAAGCTCAAAAGTCTTAACCTGCTAGACAATTCTCCGTCTAATGGTCGAGCGATCGCTGGTATTGCCTATGGGAGTTATGCCCGTTCCCAATTAGTCCCGCTCTTAAATGAACTAGAAAAACGAGATCGAACTTTTCCCCAATTAGAGCAACATCCCGATCTGCTTTGGCAAGCAGTGGCGATCGCCGCTTCCCTGGTCACTCCCCTCAAAAAGAGGCACAAGTCAAATTAA
- a CDS encoding DUF370 domain-containing protein, with translation MDVQLINIGFGNIVSANRVITIVSPESAPIKRIISDARERGQLVDATYGRRTRAVIITDSSHVVLSAIQPETVAHRFVISKEPGTNGT, from the coding sequence ATGGATGTACAACTCATCAATATTGGTTTTGGTAATATCGTCTCTGCCAATCGAGTGATTACGATTGTGAGTCCCGAATCTGCTCCCATTAAACGGATTATTAGTGACGCTCGTGAACGGGGACAATTAGTCGATGCTACCTATGGTCGTCGCACTAGAGCAGTAATTATTACAGATTCTAGCCATGTAGTGTTGTCGGCCATTCAACCAGAAACAGTTGCCCACCGCTTTGTTATTAGCAAGGAACCTGGCACTAACGGCACGTAA
- a CDS encoding IS4 family transposase, protein MTTAAVEEYKIMLSVGDTTFLDYRNIKEKREGYGPTGKGGNGLILHSALAIEPEKGQVLGLLWQKLWNREVKEKPPTDETAKQKKERQKEQRKAARQRPFEEKESYKWVEALNTCEKQVESSTRVIHVFDREGDVSEVFDSVRQLKHTGVLVRASHNRSLDKNSERLWQHLESEPIRFHQEIEIPSTGKRKARKVKLAVRFCSVNLRTPYRFDNRDPLNVYAVYATEIDCPEGETPLSWMLLTTEVVETIEMAVTILRWYTYRWRVEEFHKVLKSGCQSERYRLASDGMKTLLGFLSVIAVELLHVTYLHRTQPDALAIEILNPLQLQVLKAAASQKLPPILTVAWAVESVAFLGGYLEHRRKTPLGIQVLWRGWLKLHDLCQGWQLAIRT, encoded by the coding sequence ATGACAACTGCCGCCGTAGAAGAATATAAGATAATGCTATCAGTCGGAGATACGACCTTCTTAGATTATCGCAATATCAAGGAAAAAAGGGAAGGGTATGGGCCGACTGGAAAAGGAGGGAATGGATTAATACTGCATAGTGCTTTAGCAATTGAGCCAGAAAAAGGACAAGTATTAGGTTTATTATGGCAAAAACTGTGGAATAGGGAGGTAAAAGAAAAGCCCCCAACAGATGAAACGGCGAAGCAGAAAAAAGAAAGACAGAAAGAACAAAGAAAAGCAGCTCGTCAAAGACCATTTGAGGAAAAAGAATCCTACAAATGGGTAGAGGCTCTAAACACCTGTGAGAAACAGGTAGAAAGTTCAACGAGGGTAATTCATGTATTTGACAGAGAAGGAGATGTTTCAGAAGTCTTTGACTCAGTGCGTCAACTCAAGCATACAGGAGTGCTGGTCAGAGCGTCTCATAATCGTAGTTTAGACAAAAATAGTGAACGACTTTGGCAACATTTGGAATCAGAACCGATTCGTTTTCATCAAGAAATCGAGATTCCGAGTACAGGAAAAAGAAAAGCACGGAAGGTTAAGCTTGCCGTCCGATTTTGCTCAGTTAATCTACGAACTCCCTATCGTTTCGATAATCGTGACCCGTTGAATGTCTATGCTGTTTATGCGACAGAAATCGATTGTCCCGAAGGCGAAACTCCTTTATCTTGGATGCTTCTGACTACAGAAGTTGTTGAGACTATTGAGATGGCTGTCACTATTCTTCGTTGGTACACCTACCGATGGCGGGTTGAAGAATTTCATAAAGTCCTTAAGTCTGGTTGTCAGAGTGAGCGTTATCGACTTGCCTCTGATGGAATGAAAACTCTTTTGGGTTTTTTAAGTGTCATTGCTGTTGAACTTTTACACGTTACTTATCTTCATCGTACCCAGCCCGATGCTCTCGCGATTGAAATTCTTAATCCTCTTCAACTTCAGGTGTTAAAAGCAGCCGCCTCTCAAAAACTTCCCCCTATTTTGACTGTTGCTTGGGCTGTCGAGTCTGTTGCTTTTCTTGGTGGTTATCTTGAACATCGTCGTAAAACTCCTCTCGGTATCCAAGTCCTTTGGCGCGGTTGGTTGAAGTTGCATGACCTTTGCCAAGGCTGGCAGCTTGCAATCCGCACTTAA
- a CDS encoding glycosyltransferase family 4 protein, translating into MRHCFVFITVFSEEGGIQSYAKDVLAAYLEGLDQSPSLDSSSPVAEIFLLRDSSDCHNPFNDDRLKFHYLKTLPAWRGRLKLAIALLQAFKLEKPQRVFCGHSKLSPLIALLCRLFGIPYMVMTYGKEVWDPLPILEKLALHQADAIWTISRYSRDRLCQANQIEPERVQIVPCIVDGDVFCPGPASPALMEQYGLAGHKVLITIARLWSGDIYKGVDVTLRALPQILCNYPQLKYLVIGRGDDQPRLVRLTQELGVTEQVIFVGFVPSENLVDYYRLADGYVMPSQEGFGIVYLEALACGVPVIAGDADGSADPLQDGQLGWQVPHRNVDAVAKACIELLNNKNCQTLKPQLREKTLKKFSKIALVQVLQSVVEN; encoded by the coding sequence ATGCGTCATTGTTTTGTTTTTATCACCGTTTTTTCGGAAGAAGGCGGAATTCAGTCCTATGCCAAGGATGTTTTGGCAGCTTATTTAGAGGGATTAGACCAGTCACCGTCCTTAGATTCCTCATCTCCTGTAGCCGAGATTTTTCTATTACGCGATTCCTCGGATTGTCACAATCCTTTTAATGATGATCGACTAAAATTCCATTATCTCAAAACATTACCAGCCTGGCGGGGTCGTCTGAAATTAGCGATCGCCCTTCTACAGGCCTTTAAACTGGAAAAACCCCAACGGGTATTCTGTGGCCATAGTAAGTTATCTCCCCTCATTGCTCTGCTCTGCCGTCTTTTTGGCATTCCCTATATGGTAATGACCTATGGCAAAGAAGTTTGGGACCCCTTACCCATCCTAGAAAAACTGGCCTTACATCAAGCAGACGCGATCTGGACAATAAGCCGTTATAGCCGCGATCGCCTCTGTCAAGCCAATCAGATTGAACCAGAGCGAGTGCAAATCGTCCCCTGCATCGTGGATGGAGATGTGTTCTGTCCTGGCCCAGCGTCTCCAGCGTTAATGGAGCAATATGGGTTAGCGGGTCATAAAGTTTTAATCACCATTGCCCGTCTTTGGTCTGGAGATATTTATAAAGGTGTGGATGTCACCTTAAGGGCCTTACCGCAAATTTTATGCAACTATCCCCAACTTAAATATTTGGTGATTGGTCGCGGCGATGATCAACCCCGACTAGTCCGATTAACCCAAGAATTAGGGGTGACTGAACAGGTTATTTTTGTGGGTTTTGTCCCCTCCGAAAATTTAGTGGATTACTATCGTCTTGCGGATGGTTATGTCATGCCTTCTCAGGAAGGATTTGGCATTGTTTATCTAGAAGCGTTGGCCTGTGGTGTGCCGGTGATTGCCGGTGATGCAGATGGTTCGGCAGATCCACTTCAAGATGGCCAATTAGGTTGGCAAGTTCCTCACCGCAATGTAGATGCTGTTGCTAAGGCTTGTATTGAGTTATTAAATAACAAAAATTGTCAAACTCTAAAACCTCAATTAAGGGAGAAAACTCTCAAAAAATTTAGCAAGATTGCTTTAGTGCAAGTTTTACAGTCTGTCGTAGAGAATTAA